Proteins from a genomic interval of Odontesthes bonariensis isolate fOdoBon6 chromosome 7, fOdoBon6.hap1, whole genome shotgun sequence:
- the LOC142383886 gene encoding ADP-ribosylation factor 4-like, protein MGLTISSIFGRLFGKKQMRILMVGLDAAGKTTILYKLKLGEIVTTIPTIGFNVETVEYKNISFTVWDVGGQDKIRPLWRHYFQNTQGLIFVVDSNDRERVAESAEELSKMLLEDELKDAVLLVFANKQDLPNALSVSELTERLGLQALRNKTWHIESTCATQGTGLYEGLDWLSKELSKN, encoded by the exons ATGGGACTCACCATCTCGTCCATCTTCGGCCGCCTCTTTGGCAAAAAGCAAATGAGGATTTTGATGG TTGGGCTGGATGCTGCCGGAAAAACCACTATCTTGTACAAACTGAAGCTGGGGGAAATCGTAACCACTATCCCAACCATCG GTTTCAACGTGGAGACGGTAGAATATAAGAACATCAGCTTCACTGTTTGGGACGTGGGTGGCCAGGACAAGATCAGACCTCTGTGGAGACATTACTTCCAGAATACACAG GGCCTCATCTTTGTAGTGGACAGTAATGACAGAGAAAGGGTGGCTGAGTCTGCAGAGGAGCTCTCAAAGATG TTGCTGGAAGATGAGCTGAAAGATGCTGTTTTGCTGGTGTTCGCTAACAAACAAGACCTTCCTAACGCCTTATCAGTCAGTGAGCTGACGGAGAGACTTGGTCTGCAGGCTCTTCGCAACAAAACC TGGCACATAGAGTCTACCTGCGCCACCCAGGGCACTGGGCTGTATGAAGGACTTGATTGGCTATCCAAAGAGTTGTCGAAGAACTAA